The window TCATGAGGAGCAGGCCGTCGAGGCCGCCCTGCGTCCCAAGGACCTCGGCGAGTTCATCGGCCAGGAGAAGGTCCGCGAGCAGCTGGACCTCGTCCTGCGGGCCGCACGCGCGCGTGGCGCCACCGCCGACCACGTCCTGCTCTCCGGCGCCCCCGGCCTCGGCAAGACCACCCTGTCGATGATCATCGCCGCCGAGATGGAAGCCCCCATCCGCATCACCAGCGGCCCCGCCATCCAGCACGCGGGCGACCTCGCCGCGATCCTCTCCTCCCTCCAGGAGGGCGAGGTCCTCTTCCTCGACGAGATCCACCGCATGTCGCGGCCCGCCGAGGAGATGCTCTACATGGCGATGGAGGACTTCCGCGTCGACGTGATCGTCGGCAAGGGCCCCGGCGCCACCGCCATCCCGCTCGAACTGCCGCCCTTCACGCTCGTCGGAGCCACCACGCGCGCGGGCCTGCTGCCGCCCCCGCTGCGGGACCGCTTCGGCTTCACCGCCCACATGGAGTTCTACGAGCCCGCCGAGCTGGAGCGCGTCATCCACCGCTCGGCGAACCTGCTGGACGTCGAGATCGACACCGCGGGCGCCGCCGAGATCGCGGGCCGCTCACGCGGCACACCCCGTATCGCCAACCGCCTCCTGCGCCGCGTCCGCGACTACGCCCAGGTCAAGGCCGACGGCTTCGTCACGCGCGAGATCGCCGGCGCCGCCCTCGCCGTCTACGAAGTGGACAGCCGGGGCCTCGACCGCCTGGACCGCGGTGTCCTCGAAGCGCTGATCAAGCTCTTCGGCGGCGGCCCGGTCGGTCTGTCCACGCTCGCCGTCGCCGTGGGGGAGGAGCGCGAGACCGTGGAGGAGGTGGCCGAGCCCTTCCTCGTCCGTGAGGGGCTACTGGCCCGTACGCCCCGCGGGCGGGTGGCGACACCGGCGGCGTGGGCGCATTTCGGCCTCACCCCGCCCCGGCCGTCAACCGGTGGAAACGGACAACAGGACCTGTTCGGGGCGTGACGGCGAGGGGGCTCGCGGGGTCAGGAACCCCGGTGCCATGCTGAGCGTTGTTCCTTGACGGCGGACTCGCTTAGACTCCGCCGATGCCGCCTTTGCCGGCGGCGCACATACCCCATCCATCAGGCCGCTCACCATCGCGGTCGAATGAAGGAAGTTCCGTCCCGTGAGTCTCGTGACCCTCCTCCCGTTCATCGTGCTCATCGGGGCCATGTTCCTGATGACCCGGTCGGCCAAGAAGAAGCAGAATGCGGCTGCGCAGATGCGCAACGACATGCAGCCCGGCTCCGGCGTCCGCACGATCGGTGGCATGTACGCAACGGTGAAGGAGGTCAACGAGGACACGGTCCTCCTTGACGCGGGCCCGGGAGTCGACCTGCTCTTCGCGAAGAACGCGATCGGCGCGGTCCTCAGCGACGACGAGTACAACCGCCTCGTTCACGGCATCGAGCACGACCTCAAGGAAGACGAGTCCGTCGTCCCGGACGACGCCTCCTCCCTCACCGAGACCGACGAGCCCGCCGACGCTTCCGACGACAAGCCCATCGACCTCGGCAAGAAGGACGCGGCAGACGAGCCCGTCGAGGAGTCCGCGGACGCGGAGCCGAAGAAGGCCGATGAGGCTGACCTGAAGAAGTCCGACGGCGAGTCCGACGCGAAGTAGTCATGACCGGGGACCGCGGAGTGCGCCGCTCGCGCGCCGCGGTCCCCGGGACGTGTGGCTTCGCACGGAATCTCGACACCATTCATGCCCGTCCGCGCAGGTACTTCGGTCACCGGGCGGACGAAGAGGGAGAACGAGAAGGTGGCAGCACCTAAGAAGGGCCGACAGGGCACCCAGGGCAGGCCGGGGCGCACCTTGGCCCTGATCCTGATCGCCATCGTGGCGCTCACCGGCGGCATGTTCGCCTCCGGACACTCGACGCCGCGCCTCGGCATCGACCTCGCCGGCGGTACGAGCATCACGCTCCAGGCGAAGAACGAGCCGGGCCAGAAGAACGCGATCAACCCGACCAACATGAACACCGCGGTCGACATCATGAACCGCCGTGTCAACGGTCTGGGCGTCACCGAGGCGGAGGTGCAGACCCAGGGCGACAGCAACATCATCGTCAACATCCCCAAGGGCACCAACTCCG is drawn from Streptomyces liliifuscus and contains these coding sequences:
- the ruvB gene encoding Holliday junction branch migration DNA helicase RuvB encodes the protein MNWDDTADDDTAERLVGASADHEEQAVEAALRPKDLGEFIGQEKVREQLDLVLRAARARGATADHVLLSGAPGLGKTTLSMIIAAEMEAPIRITSGPAIQHAGDLAAILSSLQEGEVLFLDEIHRMSRPAEEMLYMAMEDFRVDVIVGKGPGATAIPLELPPFTLVGATTRAGLLPPPLRDRFGFTAHMEFYEPAELERVIHRSANLLDVEIDTAGAAEIAGRSRGTPRIANRLLRRVRDYAQVKADGFVTREIAGAALAVYEVDSRGLDRLDRGVLEALIKLFGGGPVGLSTLAVAVGEERETVEEVAEPFLVREGLLARTPRGRVATPAAWAHFGLTPPRPSTGGNGQQDLFGA
- the yajC gene encoding preprotein translocase subunit YajC, which encodes MSLVTLLPFIVLIGAMFLMTRSAKKKQNAAAQMRNDMQPGSGVRTIGGMYATVKEVNEDTVLLDAGPGVDLLFAKNAIGAVLSDDEYNRLVHGIEHDLKEDESVVPDDASSLTETDEPADASDDKPIDLGKKDAADEPVEESADAEPKKADEADLKKSDGESDAK